In one window of Carassius auratus strain Wakin chromosome 28, ASM336829v1, whole genome shotgun sequence DNA:
- the LOC113046760 gene encoding uncharacterized protein LOC113046760: MNTLHEKNNNGSDPKLCYFIGNLQPFTYRCTHTETHNTTHLRFTESIYNLTSLKPDEQKPKTFVWTNRKEGTYCVGKCEFSIDYFTSPHNCSWTVHHCFNLTTCGYTRPKQCPSLHPIPPGGLIRGNVNKTLLHDVNLVMTHVTYNISNVLFAYTEYCNDDDETYAWLQSQIDDLISDYKGRLAAQIAPARSKRDLLGNIAGLFGSINSATNTYKINQQSQFSTWLADQMATGLQHLTNSNENIIKAVRSEAQALLAISHTLFNQTRTIERGLACRSYARDLFSTARQEILDLRLHKTPRHVLSDLIEILDLHRWLSSEKMKNVKYSELLSTIMMYTGNECNGCLGFFVTFPLIHPDQVYPNSTTIRSIGMVVKDQVIKWDHLTGYMTLKGIETLFTSRTCCHETHNYVVCTCNTLQPFSSNDSKLVNVQSLHGHSDAIQVSHTQWCVVSEMNSFTYGGLTCPANHSFCLEATEDFSMGQINILGRMPLDAEVSPWWDDTFYEQGTQALVDTMDLVQRIITQTEYHLSQAQVEANLAQKTANILSSSSTRSALSAYTWWDWILRGCAVGSALIFTFTLFQCCYFRYLIRALKTSTNMAMVLSPLQVPALQKV, encoded by the coding sequence ATGAACACATTACATGAGAAAAACAACAATGGGAGTGATCCAAAATTATGCTATTTTATAGGAAATTTGCAACCTTTTACATATAGgtgcacacacactgaaacacacaataCTACACACCTAAGGTTCACAGAATCAATTTACAACCTTACCTCACTTAAACCAGACGAGCAAAAACCAAAAACCTTTGTGTGGACCAACCGAAAGGAAGGAACTTATTGTGTGGGAAAATGTGAATTTAGCATAGACTATTTCACCAGCCCACATAACTGTTCATGGACTGTCcatcattgttttaatttaaccACTTGTGGCTACACTAGGCCCAAACAATGCCCATCATTGCACCCAATTCCTCCTGGTGGACTGATTAGAGGAAATGTAAATAAGACATTACTACATGATGTAAATTTAGTAATGACGCATGTAACTTACAATATTTCAAATGTTCTCTTTGCTTACACAGAATActgtaatgatgatgatgaaacctATGCATGGCTACAGTCACAGATCGATGATTTAATCTCTGATTACAAAGGCAGACTTGCGGCCCAAATCGCACCTGCTCGATCAAAACGAGACCTACTAGGCAATATAGCAGGTTTATTTGGCTCAATCAATTCAGCAACtaacacatacaaaataaaccaACAATCTCAGTTCTCTACATGGTTGGCAGACCAGATGGCCACTGGGCTCCAACATCTCACCAATAGCAATGAAAACATCATAAAAGCGGTAAGATCCGAAGCGCAGGCGCTTCTTGCGATCAGCCATACATTATTCAATCAGACCCGTACCATCGAACGTGGCTTAGCCTGCAGATCATATGCTCGAGATTTATTTTCTACTGCAAGGCAAGAAATCCTAGATCTTCGCCTTCACAAAACACCTAGACATGTTTTAAGTGACTTGATTGAAATTCTGGATCTACATAGGTGGCTTTCAtcagaaaaaatgaaaaatgtgaaatattctgAATTATTATCAACTATTATGATGTACACTGGAAATGAATGTAATGGATGCCTTGGATTTTTTGTCACTTTTCCTTTGATACACCCAGACCAAGTTTATCCAAATTCTACCACTATTCGATCAATTGGCATGGTAGTGAAAGACCAAGTAATTAAATGGGACCACCTTACAGGATACATGACCTTAAAGGGTATTGAGACCTTGTTTACCAGTCGCACGTGTTGTCATGAGACCCATAACTATGTTGTCTGTACATGTAACACGTTACAGCCTTTTTCCTCCAATGACAGCAAACTTGTAAATGTTCAATCATTGCATGGTCATTCTGATGCTATTCAGGTATCTCACACACAGTGGTGCGTCGTCAGTGAGATGAATTCTTTCACATATGGAGGACTGACTTGTCCTGCTAACCACTCGTTTTGTTTAGAAGCAACTGAGGACTTCTCAATGGGCCAGATTAACATCCTTGGAAGGATGCCACTGGATGCAGAAGTTTCCCCATGGTGGGATGACACCTTCTATGAACAAGGAACACAGGCCCTAGTTGACACGATGGACTTGGTGCAAAGAATCATCACACAGACTGAATATCATCTCTCACAGGCGCAGGTAGAGGCGAACCTGGCTCAAAAGACTGCAAACATCCTGTCCAGCTCTTCTACCCGTTCAGCCCTGAGTGCTTACACGTGGTGGGACTGGATACTTCGGGGGTGTGCCGTCGGCAGTGCCCTCATCTTCACTTTCACACTGTTTCAATGTTGTTATTTCAGATATCTCATCAGAGCTCTAAAGACATCAACCAACATGGCTATGGTCCTCAGCCCATTACAGGTACCAGCACTACAGAAAGTCTGA